One region of Aurantimonas sp. HBX-1 genomic DNA includes:
- a CDS encoding P-II family nitrogen regulator, producing MKIVMAIIKPFKLDEVREALTSVGIQGLTVTEVKGYGRQKGHTEIYRGTEYAVSFLPKLKIEVAVPVDMVDRAVDAIQVAAKTGQIGDGKIFVFSIDSAVRIRTGEIDVNAL from the coding sequence ATGAAAATCGTGATGGCGATCATCAAGCCATTCAAGCTTGACGAGGTCCGCGAGGCGCTGACGAGCGTCGGCATTCAGGGTCTCACCGTGACCGAGGTGAAGGGTTACGGACGGCAGAAGGGGCACACCGAGATCTACCGCGGCACCGAATACGCCGTCAGCTTCCTGCCGAAGCTGAAGATCGAGGTCGCGGTGCCGGTCGACATGGTCGATCGCGCCGTCGATGCGATTCAGGTCGCGGCCAAGACCGGCCAGATCGGCGACGGCAAGATCTTCGTCTTCAGCATCGATTCCGCCGTGCGCATCCGCACCGGCGAGATCGACGTGAACGCACTTTGA
- a CDS encoding ammonium transporter — protein MSRSLQSLRRVAAAGAWLGAAAALAATAGPAFAQDAAATAAAPAAEAVSIVEKGDVAWMMTATLLVLFMTMPGLALFYGGLVRAKNMLSVLMQCTVITGVVMIVWVLWGYSFAFGGGTSPYWGGLGKLFLAGVTVDSTSATFSDGVAIPEYLFIAFQMTFAVITPALIVGAFAERIRFSAVVLFTVLWVTFVYFPIAHMVWDGSGLIFNWGALDFAGGTVVHINAGIAALVGCLFVGKRTGLGRDNMAPHSMTLTMVGASILWVGWFGFNAGSNLEATGGAVLAMLNTFTATAGALVAWCLIETATRGKASMLGAASGMVAGLVAVTPACGTIGPVGAIVLGALASGCCYFFVSVVKNKFGYDDSLDVFGIHGIGGIVGAVGTGIFTAPWLGGTGAEDFSIVGQTTTQIWAVVVTIVWCGVISAILFKLVDLIVGLRPTPEQEREGLDLSYHGEAAYHA, from the coding sequence ATGTCGAGATCACTTCAATCGCTTCGGCGCGTGGCCGCCGCCGGCGCCTGGCTGGGAGCCGCCGCGGCCCTTGCCGCCACTGCCGGACCGGCCTTCGCGCAGGATGCGGCCGCCACCGCCGCCGCCCCGGCCGCGGAAGCCGTCTCCATCGTCGAAAAGGGCGACGTCGCCTGGATGATGACCGCGACGCTGCTCGTGCTGTTCATGACCATGCCGGGCCTCGCGCTGTTCTATGGCGGCCTGGTGCGGGCCAAGAACATGCTGTCGGTGCTGATGCAGTGCACCGTCATCACCGGCGTGGTGATGATCGTCTGGGTGCTCTGGGGCTACTCCTTCGCCTTCGGCGGCGGCACCAGCCCGTACTGGGGCGGGCTCGGCAAGCTGTTCCTCGCCGGCGTGACGGTGGACTCCACCTCCGCGACCTTCAGCGACGGCGTCGCCATTCCGGAATATCTGTTCATCGCCTTCCAGATGACCTTCGCGGTGATCACCCCGGCGCTGATCGTCGGCGCCTTCGCCGAGCGGATCCGCTTCTCGGCGGTGGTGCTGTTCACCGTCCTCTGGGTGACCTTCGTCTACTTTCCCATCGCGCACATGGTGTGGGACGGCTCGGGCCTGATCTTCAACTGGGGCGCCCTGGATTTCGCCGGCGGCACCGTCGTCCACATCAATGCCGGCATCGCGGCGCTGGTCGGCTGCCTGTTCGTCGGCAAGCGCACCGGGCTCGGGCGCGACAACATGGCCCCGCATTCGATGACGCTGACCATGGTCGGCGCCTCGATCCTGTGGGTCGGCTGGTTCGGCTTCAATGCCGGGTCCAACCTCGAGGCAACCGGCGGCGCGGTGCTGGCGATGCTGAACACCTTCACCGCCACGGCGGGCGCGCTGGTCGCGTGGTGCCTCATCGAGACGGCGACGCGCGGCAAGGCCTCGATGCTCGGCGCGGCGTCCGGCATGGTCGCAGGGCTCGTCGCCGTCACCCCGGCCTGCGGCACGATCGGTCCTGTCGGGGCGATCGTCCTCGGCGCGCTGGCCAGCGGCTGCTGCTACTTCTTCGTGTCGGTGGTGAAGAACAAGTTCGGCTACGACGACAGCCTCGACGTGTTCGGCATCCACGGCATCGGCGGCATCGTCGGGGCGGTCGGCACCGGCATCTTCACCGCGCCGTGGCTCGGCGGCACCGGCGCGGAGGACTTCTCCATCGTCGGCCAGACCACGACGCAGATCTGGGCCGTGGTGGTGACCATCGTGTGGTGCGGAGTCATCTCGGCGATCCTGTTCAAGCTGGTCGACCTCATCGTCGGCCTGCGTCCCACCCCCGAGCAGGAGCGCGAAGGGCTCGACCTCAGCTATCACGGCGAGGCCGCCTACCACGCCTGA
- a CDS encoding DNA translocase FtsK has translation MAQTATREGETSFIRRQGEIAGAAGLLGLAAYLGVACATWTVTDPSLSQSNQNMVENWAGPSGAIVADLAMQVFGLAAALLVALPAIWGLILLSGRRIDHIWRRAWYGVAGIVLAAAAVGCLPAPEGWPLPIGLGGVAGDIVLKFPALATGAFPEGFLAVVLALMMAGPAGWLFLNGAGLIDRRGPAPVQAGRRSAPQDDADDEDAGESRFALVFGALAHTAYSARSAIGRRLEARRAAKAPREFGDRFDDWQDEDDLDAPLPAPLPRAAQREIRVSVPEARDGDYYDPMDDDDAAPAHAGAAAENDLDMPWDEADADMGAAPDIDDDAFVIGPGDRVSPNAAPIAEEQGGWRGLLAGNIVAFPGRRKAEAPAGQAPAGAVAARAGAPAREPAPRPAEAAARVVPQATVTAEQRKLRGGSGRALALQPAAGRGEAAPFVLPSVDFLTPPKPRSRDSSLSPEVLQENARLLEGVLEDFGVKGEIIEVRPGPVVTLYELEPAPGIKSSRVIGLADDIARSMSAIAARVAVIPGKNAIGIELPNQRRETVYFREMIASESFIQNKSRLALALGKTIGGEPVIADLAKMPHLLVAGTTGSGKSVSINTMILSLLYRLTPAECRMIMIDPKMLELSVYDGIPHLLAPVVTDPKKAVVALKWTVKEMEDRYRKMSKVGVRNIDGFNTRVRQALEKGETISRTVQTGFDRESGEPIFETEEFDLEPLPFIVVIIDEMADLMMVAGKDIEGTVQRLAQMARAAGIHVIMATQRPSVDVITGTIKANFPTRISFQVTSKIDSRTILQEQGAEQLLGMGDMLFMAGGGRIQRVHGPFVDDAEVEDIVRHLKAQGVPDYLDAILEDDDEDGGATGGASGSGAAGGDVDEGADLYDQAVAVVLRDGKASTSYVQRRLSIGYNRAASIIERMEKEGIVGPANHAGKREILVPTEDDRM, from the coding sequence ATGGCACAGACGGCGACGCGCGAGGGGGAAACCTCCTTCATCCGGCGGCAGGGGGAGATCGCGGGGGCGGCCGGCCTGCTCGGCCTCGCGGCTTATCTGGGCGTTGCCTGCGCCACCTGGACGGTCACCGATCCCTCGCTCAGCCAGTCGAACCAGAACATGGTCGAAAACTGGGCGGGCCCCTCCGGCGCCATCGTCGCCGACCTCGCCATGCAGGTCTTCGGGCTCGCCGCGGCGCTGCTGGTGGCGCTGCCGGCGATCTGGGGCCTGATCCTGCTGTCGGGCCGGCGCATCGACCACATCTGGCGCCGCGCCTGGTACGGCGTGGCGGGAATCGTGCTGGCGGCGGCCGCCGTCGGCTGCCTGCCGGCGCCCGAAGGCTGGCCTCTGCCGATCGGCCTCGGCGGCGTTGCCGGCGACATCGTGCTGAAGTTCCCGGCGCTGGCGACCGGGGCGTTTCCGGAAGGGTTCCTGGCCGTCGTGCTGGCGCTGATGATGGCCGGGCCGGCAGGCTGGCTGTTTCTCAACGGCGCCGGGCTGATCGACCGTCGCGGTCCGGCTCCCGTGCAGGCCGGCCGCCGGTCCGCCCCGCAGGACGACGCCGACGACGAGGATGCCGGCGAGAGCCGCTTCGCGCTCGTCTTCGGGGCGCTCGCGCATACCGCCTATTCGGCCCGCTCGGCGATCGGCCGCCGGCTGGAGGCGCGCCGAGCCGCGAAGGCCCCGCGCGAATTCGGCGACCGCTTCGACGACTGGCAGGACGAGGACGATCTCGACGCGCCGCTGCCGGCCCCGCTGCCGCGCGCCGCGCAGCGCGAGATCCGCGTCTCGGTGCCGGAGGCAAGGGACGGCGACTATTACGATCCGATGGATGACGACGACGCTGCGCCGGCCCATGCCGGGGCCGCGGCGGAGAACGACCTCGACATGCCGTGGGACGAGGCCGACGCCGACATGGGCGCCGCCCCCGACATCGACGACGACGCCTTCGTGATCGGACCCGGCGACCGGGTGTCGCCGAATGCGGCGCCGATCGCCGAGGAGCAGGGCGGCTGGCGCGGCCTGCTGGCCGGCAACATCGTCGCCTTCCCGGGCCGTCGCAAGGCCGAGGCGCCGGCCGGACAGGCCCCGGCGGGTGCCGTTGCGGCCCGCGCCGGCGCACCGGCGCGCGAACCGGCTCCCCGGCCGGCGGAAGCCGCCGCACGCGTCGTGCCGCAGGCGACGGTGACCGCCGAACAGCGCAAGCTGCGCGGCGGCTCCGGCCGGGCTCTCGCGCTGCAGCCTGCCGCGGGGCGGGGCGAGGCGGCGCCCTTCGTGCTGCCGTCGGTGGATTTCCTGACCCCGCCCAAGCCGCGCAGCCGCGATTCCTCGCTGTCGCCGGAGGTGCTGCAGGAGAATGCCCGGCTGCTCGAGGGCGTGCTGGAAGATTTCGGCGTCAAGGGCGAGATCATCGAAGTGCGGCCCGGCCCGGTCGTCACGCTCTACGAGCTGGAGCCGGCGCCCGGCATCAAGTCGAGCCGGGTGATCGGCCTGGCCGACGACATCGCCCGCTCGATGAGCGCCATCGCGGCGCGCGTCGCAGTCATCCCCGGCAAGAACGCCATCGGCATCGAGCTGCCGAACCAGCGGCGCGAGACGGTGTATTTCCGCGAGATGATCGCCTCGGAAAGCTTCATCCAGAACAAGAGCCGGCTGGCGCTGGCGCTCGGCAAGACGATCGGCGGCGAACCGGTGATCGCCGACCTCGCCAAGATGCCGCATCTGCTCGTCGCCGGCACCACCGGCTCGGGCAAGTCGGTGTCGATCAACACGATGATCCTGTCGCTGCTCTACCGGCTGACGCCGGCGGAATGCCGGATGATCATGATCGACCCGAAGATGCTGGAACTCTCCGTCTATGACGGCATCCCGCATCTGCTTGCGCCGGTCGTCACCGATCCGAAGAAGGCGGTCGTCGCGCTGAAGTGGACGGTCAAGGAGATGGAGGACCGCTACCGCAAGATGTCGAAGGTGGGCGTGCGCAACATCGACGGCTTCAACACGCGGGTCCGCCAGGCGCTGGAGAAGGGCGAGACGATCTCCCGGACGGTGCAGACCGGCTTCGACCGCGAGAGCGGCGAGCCGATCTTCGAGACCGAGGAGTTCGATCTCGAGCCGCTGCCGTTCATCGTGGTGATCATCGACGAAATGGCCGACCTGATGATGGTCGCCGGCAAGGACATCGAGGGCACGGTGCAGCGCCTCGCCCAGATGGCCCGCGCCGCCGGCATCCACGTCATCATGGCGACGCAGCGCCCCTCGGTCGACGTCATCACCGGCACGATCAAGGCGAACTTCCCGACCCGCATCTCCTTCCAGGTGACCTCCAAGATAGACTCGCGCACGATCCTGCAGGAGCAGGGCGCCGAGCAGCTGCTCGGCATGGGCGACATGCTGTTCATGGCCGGCGGCGGCCGTATCCAGCGCGTCCACGGCCCGTTCGTCGACGACGCCGAGGTCGAGGACATCGTCCGGCACCTGAAGGCGCAGGGTGTGCCGGACTATCTCGACGCGATCCTCGAGGACGACGACGAGGACGGCGGGGCCACGGGCGGCGCTTCCGGCAGCGGTGCCGCGGGCGGCGACGTCGACGAGGGTGCCGACCTCTACGACCAGGCCGTGGCGGTGGTGCTGCGCGACGGCAAGGCCTCGACCTCCTACGTCCAGCGGCGGCTGTCGATCGGCTACAACCGCGCCGCCTCGATCATCGAGCGGATGGAGAAGGAGGGTATCGTCGGTCCGGCCAACCATGCCGGCAAGCGCGAGATCCTGGTGCCGACCGAAGACGACCGGATGTAG
- a CDS encoding outer membrane lipoprotein carrier protein LolA, giving the protein MAITSIFPRHGRRLGAVLTAAFVAVATLLPMSGTPVAAQSSAAAQRIADHFSSVQSMHGSFIQFDPNGRQTEGKFFIERPGKVRFDYSSTPLRVIADGSNVAINNSKLNTWDLYPLSKTPLKLLLDQRIDLSAANIQSVKEEPDLTTIVMGDKSVFGTSRITMMFDPKTYELKQWTIRDQQGKDTSVMIYDVQQGGRFEASAFKIPYTAISQGQTGN; this is encoded by the coding sequence ATGGCCATTACCAGCATTTTTCCCCGCCACGGACGCCGTCTCGGCGCCGTCCTCACCGCCGCCTTCGTCGCCGTCGCGACGCTGCTGCCGATGAGCGGGACTCCCGTCGCGGCGCAGTCCAGCGCGGCCGCGCAGCGGATCGCCGATCACTTCTCCAGCGTCCAGTCGATGCACGGCTCCTTCATCCAGTTCGATCCGAACGGCCGGCAGACCGAGGGCAAGTTCTTCATCGAGCGGCCGGGCAAGGTGCGGTTCGACTATTCCTCGACCCCGCTGCGGGTGATCGCCGACGGGTCGAACGTCGCGATCAACAACAGCAAGCTCAACACCTGGGACCTCTATCCGCTGTCGAAGACGCCGCTGAAGCTGCTGCTCGACCAGCGCATCGACCTGTCGGCGGCGAACATCCAGAGCGTCAAGGAAGAGCCGGACCTCACGACGATCGTCATGGGCGACAAGTCGGTGTTCGGGACCTCGCGCATCACCATGATGTTCGACCCCAAGACCTACGAGCTCAAGCAGTGGACGATCCGCGACCAGCAGGGCAAGGACACGTCGGTGATGATCTACGACGTCCAGCAGGGCGGCCGGTTCGAGGCCTCGGCCTTCAAGATCCCCTATACAGCGATCAGCCAGGGCCAGACCGGCAACTGA
- a CDS encoding alpha/beta fold hydrolase has product MFEGFEENTIPGEGADIFVRSAGSGPPLLLLHGYPQTGAMWAGIAPRLAERFSVVVPDLRGYGRSSAPPNTPDNLAYSKRTMGRDVAAVMTALGHPRFHVAGHDRGGRVAYRMALDMPERIDRLAVLDIVPVVEVWERMDAAAAMKVYHWLFFAQPAPIPETLIGGDPVLFLEHTIASWTKAKTLEGFDAAALDEYHRAFARPAYVAASCNDYRAGATIDWQLDREDRDAGRRIAAPTLVLWGAAGIPGEGHDPLDVWGPWCDRLEGHAIDAGHFIAEEAPEATLRSLLAFFRA; this is encoded by the coding sequence ATGTTCGAGGGCTTCGAGGAAAACACCATCCCCGGCGAAGGCGCCGACATCTTCGTGCGCAGTGCCGGCTCCGGCCCGCCCCTCCTCCTCTTGCACGGCTACCCGCAGACCGGCGCCATGTGGGCCGGCATCGCGCCGCGGCTCGCCGAGCGGTTCAGCGTCGTCGTCCCGGATCTGCGCGGCTACGGCCGTTCGTCGGCGCCGCCGAACACGCCGGACAATCTGGCCTATTCCAAGCGGACGATGGGCCGCGACGTCGCGGCGGTGATGACGGCGCTCGGCCATCCGCGCTTCCACGTCGCCGGCCACGACCGCGGCGGCCGCGTCGCCTACCGGATGGCGCTCGACATGCCGGAGCGCATCGACCGGTTGGCGGTGCTGGACATCGTGCCGGTGGTCGAGGTGTGGGAGCGGATGGACGCTGCCGCCGCGATGAAGGTCTATCACTGGCTGTTCTTCGCCCAGCCGGCGCCGATCCCCGAGACGCTGATCGGGGGAGACCCGGTGCTGTTCCTCGAACACACGATCGCCAGCTGGACCAAGGCGAAGACGCTGGAAGGCTTCGATGCCGCGGCGCTGGACGAATACCACCGCGCCTTCGCCCGCCCCGCCTATGTCGCCGCAAGCTGCAACGACTACCGGGCCGGCGCGACGATCGACTGGCAGCTCGACCGGGAAGACCGGGACGCCGGCCGCCGCATCGCCGCGCCGACATTGGTGCTGTGGGGTGCCGCCGGCATTCCCGGCGAAGGCCACGACCCGCTGGACGTGTGGGGACCGTGGTGCGACCGGCTCGAAGGACACGCCATCGACGCCGGCCATTTCATCGCCGAGGAGGCGCCGGAGGCAACGCTCCGGTCACTGCTCGCCTTCTTCAGGGCCTGA
- a CDS encoding exodeoxyribonuclease III encodes MPFSIATWNINSVRLRLPLVERLLREHAPDVLCLQETKCPNDQFPEKAFRALGYDHIALHGQKGYHGVATISRLSFEDIVRQDFCAVGDARHLSTRLAAGDRRIRIHNLYVPAGGDEPDPAINPKFRHKLDFVEELRLMNAEAEPGVSALLVGDLNIAPLEADVWSHKQLLKVVSHTPVETEGLLRAQGEGNWTDMMRRHVPEGQLFTWWSYRNRDWTVSNRGRRLDHVWGSHDLAPQLQNVEVLSDARSWDRPSDHVPVIARFADAPV; translated from the coding sequence ATGCCCTTCTCCATCGCCACCTGGAACATCAACTCGGTGCGGCTGCGCCTGCCGCTGGTCGAGCGGCTGCTGCGCGAGCACGCGCCGGACGTGCTCTGCCTGCAGGAGACCAAGTGCCCGAACGACCAGTTCCCGGAGAAGGCGTTCCGGGCGCTCGGCTACGACCACATCGCCCTGCACGGGCAGAAGGGCTATCACGGCGTCGCGACGATCTCGCGGCTGTCGTTCGAGGACATCGTCCGCCAGGATTTCTGCGCCGTCGGCGACGCGCGCCACCTGTCGACCCGGCTCGCCGCCGGCGACCGCCGCATCCGCATCCACAATCTCTACGTGCCGGCCGGCGGCGACGAGCCGGACCCGGCGATCAATCCGAAGTTCCGCCACAAGCTGGATTTCGTCGAGGAACTGCGGCTGATGAACGCCGAGGCCGAGCCGGGCGTCTCGGCGCTGCTCGTCGGCGATCTGAACATCGCGCCGCTCGAGGCCGACGTCTGGTCGCACAAGCAGCTGCTGAAGGTGGTCTCGCACACGCCGGTCGAGACCGAGGGCCTGCTGCGGGCGCAGGGCGAGGGCAACTGGACCGACATGATGCGCCGGCATGTGCCGGAGGGCCAGCTCTTCACCTGGTGGAGCTATCGCAACCGCGACTGGACCGTCTCCAATCGCGGCCGCAGGCTCGACCATGTCTGGGGCTCGCACGACCTCGCGCCGCAGCTGCAGAACGTCGAGGTGCTCAGCGATGCCCGCAGCTGGGACCGGCCATCGGACCATGTGCCGGTGATAGCGCGCTTCGCCGACGCGCCGGTGTGA